The DNA segment TCCCACTCGCCGGACAGGAAGGCGGCGTGCTGGACCTGGCTGCGGCGGACGCCGTTTTCTTCGAAGGTCGCGTCCCGCCGCCCCACGTCCACGCTCGCCTTGCCGGTGCCCAGGTTGCTGAAGCGGAGGTACGTGCGCACCGACAGGTCGGAGGCGCTGATGCGGCTGTCGATGCCGCTGCCTGAAAGGGCGGGAGAGGGCCAGCTGAGGGCCGTCTCCAGGCGCTGCCGCCAGTAGTCGGCGCTGAATTCAAGCCCCGCGCCGGGCGAGAAGCCGAAGGGGCTGCGCAGAGCCAGGGCCATCTGCTCCTGCAGGCGGTTGCGGGCGGCGGACAATTCCGCCTCGGTTCCCTTGAAGCCCAGGTTGAAGGCCCGGTAGGCGAGGCCCACCTGCCCGCCGAGGCTGCTGTCGTAGCCCAGGGAAATGTCCAGCCGGTCCCGCTTCCGGGGAACGGGCATCAGGGTGAGGACCGTCCCCTTCCCCTCTTCGGGGCGGATCAGGTAGTGCAGTTCCTCCAAATGGAGCCGATGCTCCGCCAGAATGATCCGCTTCTGGAGCACCTCGGGCTGGAAGGGCCGCCCTTCGAGGTCGCCCAGGATCCGCCGCAGGTGCAGCTCGTCCACTGTGGCGCCGGTCCGGGTCTTCACCTCCACTTTGCAGATGACGGGCTCCCGCAGGACCAGCCGCAGGCGGCCCGTGGCGGAATCGAAGCCCGAGCCCCGCGCGTCCACCAGAGGATTGCCCTCCATCATCAGCCGGTAGACCAGCTGGGAGATGGCCCGGCCGAAGACCTGGGGATTGAACGGCGCGCCAATGGGCATCTCCGCCAGGGCCTGGCGGACCCGGGGCTGCCACGCTTCGGGAACCTCCAGGTCGAGGGCCTCCACCTGAGGGAAGGGGCGCATGTGGATGGTCAGCGCCCCATCCGGATCTGCCGTGGCCCAGGCCTCGGCCGCCAGGCCATGGACCAGAATCTGCTGCAGGAGGATCTGCACGTCGCGCAGCCAGTAGCCGCCTTCGGGGCGGCTCGCCAGGGTGACGGTCAGCAGCCCTTCCAGGGCCTCGCCCAGGGGATAGGGACTCTCGAAGGCCAGCCGCGACGCCTTGACGACCTCCTTTCCCCGCCAGCGGGAGCGCAGCAGGTCGGACAGGGCGTGCTGCCGGGCGTCGAAGGCCTCCCGCCCCTCGCGGATCAGGCGGGGCGCGAGCGTCCCGTACTCCAGGAACGGAGCCTCGCGGATGTCGGGGCGGATGAGGAAGTCCGCCGCCGCCCGGCTCTCCCACTGGCGGCGCTCGATCACCAGATCGAGGCTGCGGGAGGCCACGGAATAGATGCTGGTGGCCGGGCCGCGCGCCATGGGCGAGCTGATGTCCACGCCGATCACCACGTCGGGATGGAAGATCTCCTTCGCGGTGGACACCGGCAGGTTCTCCACCAGCGCGCCGTCCACGTACTGCTGCCCGTCGATCAGGACGGGCCGGAAGCCGCCGGGAATGGCCATGGAGGCGCGCACGGCCTCCACGAGGTCGCCCTGGCCGAAGATCCGCCCCTGGCCGGTCTCCAGGTTGGTGGCCAGGACGCGGAGGGGCCGGCGGAGGTGGTCGAAGTCCCCCTGGGAGAAATAGGTCCCGCGGGCCAGCAGGCCCTGGAGGGTGTGCTGGACTTCCACACCGCTGCGCAGCCCCTGCGCGAGGCTGATGTGGCCCTTCTCCCGCTCCACAGCGAGGAAGGTGGATTCCTGGTCCTGCTGCTCGCTCAGGGTCTCGCCCGGCACGCGGAGGAGCGGCTCCAGGAAGGCGCGGGTCAGATCCAGGCGCAGGAACAGGTCCTCGATCTCCCGCCCCGAGAAGCCGCTGGCGTAGAGGGCGCCCACCAGGGCCCCCGCGCTGGTGCCGGTGACGCTGTCCAGGGGAAAGCCCAGCTCCTCGAAGCGCTGGATGACGCCGATGTGGGCCAGGCCCCGCGCCCCGCCGCCGCTGAGGGCCAGGGCCACCCGCGGCATCCCCGGGATCACCACCCGCGGGGCGAACCGGAACACCATGTCCGGCGGCTCCACGGTGACTTCGATCCGCGACGGCGCTGCCGGAGGCGCCGCGGGCGCCGGGCCCGCCACGAGGGCGGACGCGGCGATCAGCCAGCCCAGCGCTGGAAGTCTCATGCGAGGACCGCCCGCTGCGCCTCCATTAGGGCCGCGCAGCCCGCCAGTCCCAGGTCGATCAGCCCCGCGGCTTCGGCGCGGGTGAAGGAGCGCCCCTCGCCGGTGCCCTGCAGCTCCACCAGCTCCAGCTCGCCGCCCGCCGTCGGTCGCGCGGCCACGAGGTTGCAGTCCACGGCGGCCCGGTGGTCCTCCTCGTACTCCAGGTCGAGGATCAGCCCCCGGCGGCCGTCGCCGGACTCCACCACGCCCGCGCTGACGGCCGCCACCTGGCGGACGAGGGCGCCCTCCAGGCCGCGGGCCCGAAGCGCCAAGGCCACCGCCACCCACGCGCCCGTGATGGCCGCGCAGCGGGTGCCGCCATCGGCGTTCAGGACGTCGCAATCCACGGTGAGGGTCCGCTCGCCCAGGGCGGCGAGGTCCACGGCCTGGCGGAGACTCCGCCCCACCAGCCGCTGGATCTCCACGGTGCGCCCCTGCTGCTTCCCGCGCGCCGCTTCGCGGTCGGACCGCGTGTTGGTCGCCGCCGGCAGCATCCCGTATTCGGCGGTGAGCCAGCCTGTGCCGCGCCCCTTCATCCAGCCGGGTACTTTCTCCTCGAGGCTGGCGGCGCACAGGACGTGCGTCCGGCCCAACCGCACCACGCAGGAACCCGCGGCGTGGACCTGCACGCCTTTCTCCACCCCGAAGGGACGCAGTTCATCGGCGCGGCGCATCAGCGGCGGCCTTCGGGCTCGATCTTCTCCACCCGCCCCTGGTGCCTTCCGCCTTCAAAAGGTGTTTCCAGGAACGTTTTGAGGTAGTATTCCGCCTTGAGCGGATCCGTCAGCCGCTGGCCGAAAGCGATGGCGTTCGCGTCATTGTGCTGCCGCGCCAGTGCCGCGTGCTCAGGGGAGGTCACCAGGGCGCAGCGGATGCCGGCATGGCGGTTGGCCGCGATGCTGATCCCGATTCCGGACCCGCAGACCAGCACCAGGCGCTCCCACCGATCCCTTCCTTCCGCCGCCCGGTGCGCGAAATCCGGATAGTCCACCGACGCAGGGCCGTCCGTCCCGAAATCCACCGCCTCGTGTCCCTGCTCCACTGCCCAGGCTTTGAGCCGTTCTTTCAGGTCGAATCCCGCATGATCGCTCGCAAATCCGATTCGCATCGTCCGCTCTCCCGCCCCTCAGCCTACCGCCTCCCGACGGGCGCCGCTTCATGCTGAATCCCTTCCTCCAGTACCGACCCCAGGATCGCGGTTTCCTCCTGTGCATGCCCGAGGCGGTCGGGCCCTCCGATTGGACCCGCGCCCTCCGCAGCCTGCCCGGCGAACTCCAGGGGCGGGAGCGCCTGACGCCCGCCAAGGCCCAGATCTTCCTGGCGGACGGCGCCCTGGTGGAAATGCACGCGGTGCCCCTCCGTTGGCAGCGCGCCTACCCCTGGCTGTCCTCCCTGGCGCTCCGCCCCGGGAACGCGGGGCCGACGCTCCGCTACTGGGCCACGGCGCTGCGCCTCCTCCAGTCGCTGGTGGTGCGCGGCGCGCTCCTGCCGCAGCTCGACACGCGCACCAACCCCTGGAAGGCCCGCTGGGGCGTCAGCCTCACCAGCCCCGCCGACCGCGCCGCCCTCCGCCAGCTGACGCTGGCCACGCCCCCGGCGGCTGTGGCCTTTCCCGAGAACGACGTCTGGGCCTTCACCAAGACCCTGGCCCTGGGGGATCTGGACGCCTTCGACATCGAGGATGAACTGGCCATTCCCCCCACGGCGGATGCGGTGGTCACCGCCTTCCTGGAGGACGGCGCCGATTTCGTGATGCGGTTCGTGGCGGGCGGCCTGCGGGCGGGCGAGGATCCCCGCCTGGGGCTGGTGCACCGCCTGCGCGGCCACAAGCGGGACCGCCTCCCCTGGGACGAGCGCCTGATGGTGGCGCTGTCGCATCAGCTTCCCGAATTCCCCACCATCGGAATCACGGAGCGCACCCTGGGCGAGCAGCTCGCCCAGTGGAGCGAGGGCGCGCGGCCCCAGTGGGTGCGCCCCAGCCTCCGCCTGGAGGCCCCGCCCGTCCCCACCGCCGACCGCGCCGTCCAGGACGCGGATCGCCTGGCGGAAGAGGGCTGGATCCTCAAGGTGGGCCTGGAAACCGAAGCCGGCGCCAGCCTGGGCGTGGCCCAGCTGTGGGAACCCTCCACCGAGCCGGAGGTCCTCCAGGCCCGCCAGGCGCTGCTTCGCGGCCTCGCCCGCGCCGTGCCCTTCTTCCCCGCCGTGGAGCGGGCCCTCTCCGGCCAGCGGCCAGAAGATCTCGTCCTCCGCCCGACGGAGGCGTGGAGCTTCCTCACCCGCGGCGCCGCCCAGTTGAAGGAAGCGGGCTTCCTCGTCCACATCCCCGAGGGCCTGGCCGATTTCGGCGGGGCCAAGCGCCTGCGCGCCAAGGTGCGCCTGGGCGCCCGCAACGTGGAGGACGCCGAACCCCTGGCCCAGGTCGGACTGGAGGGCAGCGTCAGCGCCGACTGGTCGCTGATGCTGGGCGACGACGCGCTCAGCGTCGAGGACTTCGCCCAGATGGCGAGCCTCAAGCACCCGCTGGTGGCCTGGAAGGGCAAGTGGGTCGCCCTCGACCCCGAGACCCTCAAGCAGATCTCGGCCGTCATCCAGGCCAGCCGCGGCGCGGGATTCGAGAGCATGACCAAGGGCGAGGCCCTGGCCGCCGCCCTCACCGGCACCGCGCGGATCCCCGGCGTCAGCGAGGCCATCGAGGTGGAAGTGGCCGGCGATTTCGGCGCCGCCCTGGAAGACCTCAAGGTCCTCCCGGACAAGCCCATCACCCAGCCCGCCAGCTTCCAGGGCCAGCTGCGCCCCTACCAGCTCCGCGGGCTCGCGTGGCTGGAGGGCCTGTCGCGCCTGGGCCTGGGCGGCATCCTGGCCGACGACATGGGCCTGGGCAAGACCATCCAGGTGCTGGCGCTCCTCCTTCACCGCCAGGAGCAGAGCCCCAAGCAGGGGCCCGCGACGCTGCTGGTGTGCCCCACGTCCCTGCTGGGCAACTGGGAGCGGGAGCTGGCCAAGTTCGCGCCGACGCTGCCGGTCTTCGTCCATCACGGAAACAACCGCGATCGCCTGCCCGCCGCGTTCAAGCCCCACACCCTGGTGTTGACCACCTACGGCGTGGTGCGGCGGGAGGAGGAATCCTTCGGGTCGCGGCCCTGGGGCATGGTCGTCGTGGACGAGGCCCAGGCCATCAAGAACGCGGGATCGGCCCAGGCCAAGGCCGTGCGGCGCCTGCGCGGCGGATTCCGCCTGGCGCTGACGGGCACGCCCATCGAGAACCGGCTGACGGAGCTGTGGGCCATCCTCACCGCCGCCCTGCCCGGCTACCTGGGGAGCGAATCCCAGTTCAAGGAGCGGTTCGCGGCGCCCATCGAGAAGTACCGCGATCCGGACGCCGCGGCGGAACTGCGCCAGCGGATCGGCCCCTTCATCCTCCGCCGTTTGAAGAGCGACAAGGCCATCATCCAGGACCTGCCCGAGAAGCAGGAGATGAAGGTCTTCACCACCCTCAGCCGCGAGCAGGCCGAGCTGTACCAGTACCGCGTCGCCCAGATGGACGAGGAGCTGGACGCCGCCACGGGGATCGAGCGCCGGGGCCGCATCCTGGCGCTGCTCACCCACCTCAAGCAGATCTGCAACCACCCCAGCCAGTTCCTCAAGGCCCAGGGCCCCTACCGCGGGCGCAGCGGCAAGCTGGACCGCCTCACGGAGATGCTGGAGGAAGTGGTCGAGGCCGGGGAGCGGGCGCTGGTCTTCACGCAGTTCAAGGAGATGGGCGACCGCCTGCAGGTCCACCTCCAGGAGGCCCTGGGCTTCGAGCCCCCCTTCCTCCACGGCGGCACCTCGCGGGAGGGCCGCGACGAGCTGGTGCGCAGCTTCCAGGAGGACGCGGATTCCTCGCCCGTCCTGCTGCTCAGCCTGAAGGCCGGGGGCGTGGGTCTGAACCTCACCGCCGCCACCCACGTCTTCCACTTTGACCGCTGGTGGAACCCCGCGGTGGAGGACCAGGCCACGGACCGCACCTACCGCATCGGGCAGACGAAGAACGTCCAGGTCCACAAGCTGATCACCATCGGCACGCTGGAGGAGAAGATCGACGCCCTGCTGGAATCCAAGCGCGACCTCGCGGATCGCGTGGTGGGCACGGGCGAAGGCTGGCTCACCGAACTGGATGACGACGCCCTCCGCCGCCTGGTGGCGCTGGATCCGGACGCCGAACTGCTCGATCCCGACGAGGGGAACGGCGAGGAATCCGTCCGGCCCGTCCGCCGCCGCAAGGAGGTGGAGCCATGATGAGCCACGCCGACCGCTTCGGCGCCACGTGGTGGGGCCGCCTCTGGATCCAGGGCCTGGAGCGCCTGGGCGACGACTACGAGAATCGCCTTCCCCGCGGGAAGAAGTACGCCGAGGACGGCCACGTCTCCCACTTCAACGTCCAGCCCGGCGAGATCCAGGCCCGGGTCCACGGCCGCAAGACCTACAACGTGACCCTCGGCCTGCCCGCCCTGACCTCTGCCCAGTGGGAGAAGGCGCTGGCCCGCATCGCCCAGGAGAGCCGGTTCGTGGCCTCCCTCCTGACCGGCGAGATGCCCCAGGGGTTGGACGAGACCTTCCGCGAAGCGGGCGCCAGCCTCTATCCGCGCGTTCCCAAGGAACTCCAGACCCACTGCGACTGCCCCGATTGGGCCAACCCCTGCAAGCACGTGGCCGCTGTGTGCTACGTGATGGCCGAGGCCCTCGACCGCGATCCCTGGCTGCTGTTCGACCTGCGGGGAAAGAGCCGGGACGAGGTGATGAAGGCCCTCCAGGCCGCCCTCGACGCCGCCGCCGTGGCCGCCCCCAAGAAGCGGGGCCGTCCTCCCAAGAAGAAGCTGACCGTCGTGGATCTGCTGCGGCGGGAGCACGATCAGCCGGAGCGCTGGCAGCGGCTGGACGACGACGCCTACGATGCCCTTCCGGCGGCCCTTCCCGAGGTGGGCATTCCGCGGATGATCCCGCCCGATCCCTCCGTGTTCACCCAGCTGGGACCCCTGCCCCACGCCCGCATCGAGACCAGCCTGTGCTTGGCCGCGCTCATGCACCGGACGGCCCAGTGGGTGCTCCAGCAGATCGAGGAGGGGCCGCGCGGCCTGGACGGCGAAGGCGACGAGGCCGAAGCCGATTTCGAGCAGCCCGCCTCCCCCTTCGACGCGCCCATGACCCCCGCCCCGCGGCCCGGCCGCAACTGGCGCCACAAGAAGCGCCGCTGGGGGAAAAAGAGCGGCCAGTGAGCGCCTCCGGCAAAGCCCCGCGCCGCCGCGATGCTTCGCCGGGCCCGGATCGCGGAGTCCCTGCTACGCTCACTTCGCCCCGCTTGCCTCGCTCGCCGGCCCTCTTCGTCCGGTGGTGGGGTTTTGTGAGGCACTCTAGGTTCCAGGAGCTTCCATGCGCACCATCGCCACCCCGAACGCCCCCGCCGCCATCGGCCCCTACAGCCAGGCCCAGATCTCCGGCGGCCACCTGTTCACCGCCGGGCAGATCCCCCTGGTGCCCGAGACCATGGAGATGGTGACGGGCTCCATCGAGGCCCAGACCGAGCAGGTCATGAAGAACCTCGCCGCCGTCCTCGCCGCCGCCAACACCGGCTGGGACCGCGTCGTGAAGACCACCGTCTTCCTCACCGACATGGCCGATTTCGGCGCCTTCAACGCCGTCTACGAAAAGGCCCTCGGCACCGCCAAGCCCGCCCGCAGCACCGTCCAGGTGGCCGGCCTCCCCCGCGGTGCGAAGGTGGAAGTGGAGCTCATCGCCGAGGTGTGAGCTCCGGAGCAAAATTTCACAGAGAGCCGAGGACGGGGCAGATGGCGCCGTCCTCGGCTCTCTTGTTCCCGAATTAGGAAAGATCAGCACTGTGCGGATACCCGGGTTGAGTAGCTCCAACAAAGACCGACGGAAAGACGGTAATTGACGATCCTCTATGGGTCCACCAGCCCCACGCCGGTGAGTTCGTCATTGCGTTCCGTCCTCGTGATTCGTGAACCGGCGGAAGCTCTTCTCGTCACTTCCTCCCATCCGCTCCCCAAACGGCAGGCTCTTCTGTCGTCCGATCACCGTTCCGGCCGCGTTCGTCAGCACGCTCGGCGTCCCGAGGTGGTCCCCCTGGAGGTAGACCCTCCCACTCGGACGGTCCTCGCAGATCAACTGCCCGAACCCGTAGATCAGGTTCTTCCGCCAGACGAATGCTTCCGGGATTACCACCGTGACGGTGACCGACGCAGTCGCCGTTCCCGCGCTGTTCGTGGCTATCAACAGGTACGTCGTCGTCTGGCTCGGGCTCACCAGCACGCTCGTGCCCGTCACCGGCATTCCCTTCAATGTCAGGCTCGTCGCGCCCTGAGTGGACCAATTCAGCGTCGCGTTGTTTCCCTGGTTGATCTGGCTCGGCGCCGACTGGAAGCTCACGATCACGGGCTTCTGCGTCACGCTCACCGAATAACGATTTATTGCAGTAATGTCAAGTTTCTGGGGCATCACAAGCTTTCGTAGGCCCCTATAATGTTTATTGACCAACTCTGAAAGCACGCATATTCGTGAGGTCAGGCATATCGTTGCTAGTTATCAAAGAACAAAATATTCTTAATTTTAGAGAATGTGCTTGTTTGGGCGCATTACTTCAATGGCCTGAGGGTCACTGGCCCGTAGGAGCTTTCAGGTAGGCCCTTGATCGAATTCATCGTAATCCTGGCTGCTTCTGGACTCAGCACTAGGTTCCCCCAGAAGTAGAAGTCATTCAGGCGATCAAAGATGACTTCTTTCTCTGGATCCCGCTTAGAATCAAGGATTTCAACAGTCCAGGCCTGGGCATGGTAGAGCCCGAAATCTTTCTCCTTTGTGTCTTGAAATGCATTGATGGTCCAGAAGTTATAGACGAACAAATCCAGATTTCGATGCTCCACCTGATAGAACCAAATTCGACCCTTGACTGGCATTTTTCCCTGGACATGAACGAACTGGCCATCGATCTTCAGGGAGTTGCCACGTAGAGTGACCGTTGGAGCTTTCGATTCCTGCGCCCACATCATTGCAGGAGCCACAACGGAAACAACCAAAGTGATCAGTCTCAATCGGTTCATCGGGCTAGTCCTCATTAAAGAAATCCGTGTGGCCAATGATCAATGAGTTATCTCTGAGCTGATGCTTTGGCCCATTTGATCGCCATTGATCTCTCCCACCTATATCGTAGAGCATTGAGGCTCCATTCCATATCTGGCGGAATCTAGTGAGAGTCGTCTTTCTGTCGTTATAGCTCCCTAGCTTTTGCACAGCGTATGAATACTCAGGGCTATCGACCGTCCCCGCGAGGATCTTACCGATACGACCGGGATTGATAGCCAAGGCTGTGAACTGATTTGGGGCACTAATCAACTGAAGCATCAGATTGTTTTGCAATCCGGGCTGGGAGACTCCATCCTTCTGGCCCCAATTTGCTCCGTTTTGAGCTTCGATCATTCGATTAACAAACGCGATGGCTCCAGCTTGAACTGCCGCAGGACCTTCGCCTCGGAACTCCTGGGCCAACACGGCGGCTACCAGTTGGACAGCTGTAACTTCGAGAGAAGTTGGAAGGCCCAATTCCTTTAACGTAGCTTGCGAAAGATGCTGTGTGCCCTCTCCGCCGGTCATACCGAGCAGAGTACTCATCAGCATTCCGTAGCGTCCCCCACCTTCACCTGTTTGGGCGGGTTGGACGGCGGTCGATCCTGCGGCAGTATTTTCCGAAGTCCACAATCCAAAAGGGTTGCCCATGGTGAATGCTGAATTGCGATTGGTGCTTCCCCCCGACAAACTCATTGGATCTTCAAACCAGGTTATCCAGCCCTCCTGACCATACTGCGCATCCAGAACCAACGGGGTATGGGAGTTTCCGGTCCCCTCCCTCATCCCATCCGGATCGGTCTGAGTGATGGGCTGGTTCGACACGTAGCTGTAGAGGTTCAGTCCGTCGTCGCTGTGATCGTACGCCGGGTCCACCTGAGCGAAGCGTCCGTACGTCGGCAGGTACATCCGCGCCTGCATGTAGATCGGTAGTTGCGTTCCGTCCTCATGGTTCGTGAACCGGCGGAAGCTCTTTTCCCCTGACCCGAGCATCCGCTCCCCAAACGGCAGGCTCTTCTGTCGTCCAATCACCGTCCCGGCCGCGTTCGTCAGCACGCTCGGCGTCCCCAGGTGATCCCCCTGGAGGTAGACCCTCCCAGTCGGACGGTCCTCGCAGATCAGCTGCCCGAACCCGTAGATCAGGTTCTTCCGCCACACGAATGCCTCTGGAATCACCCTTTATCTACTTTCGATCGACTCGCTGTAATATAAATCTATTTCTAACAGCAAGAGCTGAAAACAATGCTACTGGGATAGCCAAAATCAAAATACACCAGACAACCATATCTAATCTCTTACGCTTAGAAGAAGGAAGTAGTTCGAAATCCAAAAAACGCCTTTTTATATCAGACAATCCAGGGCTTAACCACAAAATCATTAAGGTAATGAAAATAAATCCAAATAAAAACATTAAAGCAACCACGGTAGGAAAATGAATGCCGATTATTAATTCCAAAACAAAATATAACGACATTAAATAACAAGCCAAAGGCAGGCCAGGAGCTGCCGCAGCTTGAATTAAAGAAATTTTTTCCATAGATTTGAAAGAAGATTTAAAATTTCTATATACAAACCATACAATATAAATATATATATTTATGTATATTATTAAAAACTTGGAGATTTTTTTAGATGAATGAATGTTATCTGCCTCTTCTATTTCCATCACTTTTATCTCCTAATGGTAATTATTATAATAATTACCCGTGGCAGTTAGTGCATTTCCAAACCAATTATTTCCATAGAACCCGCCTGCATCTTTGAACATTTGGCCCCAACCACCATCATTTCTCCAATTAGATTCAATAAATGTTTTCGCCCCAGAAATAATTAGTCCGCCAGGGCCTGCAAAGGTTGCCAATCCTGTAGCGGTAAGATCGAAGGCTCCTTTTTCTGGAAGCACCTCCCCATCGGCGACCTGTACAAGGGACAATCCTGCCGAAAGAGCAGAAAAGCCATAGCCAGCGTTTTGAGCGATGGAAGATATCCTAGCAACTTTCACATATTGATTCCCAAAAAAACCTAAATACATTCGTCCCAGATTTGAACCTGAATATGCGATAGTCATGCCTGGAGTCCCATACAGAAGACCAGTCATTCCCCAACCAGCAACTCCTAAACCATTTTGCATTGTGGACAAATTTATTTGAGGGTTCCAGTCAGTAACCTCAATAGCCACTCCCACCACAGGAACATTAGATTTAAGCACATTGCCATTAGTTATATCAAAAAGTTCTGCCGTTGAGACCGACGATACTTCGACTCTCCCCGGACCTGTTTCAGCCCCTTGATTACCCGCTGATTGCGCTGCGGGAACGTCATAAGAAGATGCTCCTAATGACCCT comes from the Geothrix sp. 21YS21S-4 genome and includes:
- a CDS encoding Rid family detoxifying hydrolase, whose translation is MRTIATPNAPAAIGPYSQAQISGGHLFTAGQIPLVPETMEMVTGSIEAQTEQVMKNLAAVLAAANTGWDRVVKTTVFLTDMADFGAFNAVYEKALGTAKPARSTVQVAGLPRGAKVEVELIAEV
- the rph gene encoding ribonuclease PH; amino-acid sequence: MRRADELRPFGVEKGVQVHAAGSCVVRLGRTHVLCAASLEEKVPGWMKGRGTGWLTAEYGMLPAATNTRSDREAARGKQQGRTVEIQRLVGRSLRQAVDLAALGERTLTVDCDVLNADGGTRCAAITGAWVAVALALRARGLEGALVRQVAAVSAGVVESGDGRRGLILDLEYEEDHRAAVDCNLVAARPTAGGELELVELQGTGEGRSFTRAEAAGLIDLGLAGCAALMEAQRAVLA
- a CDS encoding SWIM zinc finger family protein; this translates as MSHADRFGATWWGRLWIQGLERLGDDYENRLPRGKKYAEDGHVSHFNVQPGEIQARVHGRKTYNVTLGLPALTSAQWEKALARIAQESRFVASLLTGEMPQGLDETFREAGASLYPRVPKELQTHCDCPDWANPCKHVAAVCYVMAEALDRDPWLLFDLRGKSRDEVMKALQAALDAAAVAAPKKRGRPPKKKLTVVDLLRREHDQPERWQRLDDDAYDALPAALPEVGIPRMIPPDPSVFTQLGPLPHARIETSLCLAALMHRTAQWVLQQIEEGPRGLDGEGDEAEADFEQPASPFDAPMTPAPRPGRNWRHKKRRWGKKSGQ
- a CDS encoding RHS repeat-associated core domain-containing protein, translating into MLTNAAGTVIGRQKSLPFGERMLGSGEKSFRRFTNHEDGTQLPIYMQARMYLPTYGRFAQVDPAYDHSDDGLNLYSYVSNQPITQTDPDGMREGTGNSHTPLVLDAQYGQEGWITWFEDPMSLSGGSTNRNSAFTMGNPFGLWTSENTAAGSTAVQPAQTGEGGGRYGMLMSTLLGMTGGEGTQHLSQATLKELGLPTSLEVTAVQLVAAVLAQEFRGEGPAAVQAGAIAFVNRMIEAQNGANWGQKDGVSQPGLQNNLMLQLISAPNQFTALAINPGRIGKILAGTVDSPEYSYAVQKLGSYNDRKTTLTRFRQIWNGASMLYDIGGRDQWRSNGPKHQLRDNSLIIGHTDFFNED
- a CDS encoding DEAD/DEAH box helicase, producing MLNPFLQYRPQDRGFLLCMPEAVGPSDWTRALRSLPGELQGRERLTPAKAQIFLADGALVEMHAVPLRWQRAYPWLSSLALRPGNAGPTLRYWATALRLLQSLVVRGALLPQLDTRTNPWKARWGVSLTSPADRAALRQLTLATPPAAVAFPENDVWAFTKTLALGDLDAFDIEDELAIPPTADAVVTAFLEDGADFVMRFVAGGLRAGEDPRLGLVHRLRGHKRDRLPWDERLMVALSHQLPEFPTIGITERTLGEQLAQWSEGARPQWVRPSLRLEAPPVPTADRAVQDADRLAEEGWILKVGLETEAGASLGVAQLWEPSTEPEVLQARQALLRGLARAVPFFPAVERALSGQRPEDLVLRPTEAWSFLTRGAAQLKEAGFLVHIPEGLADFGGAKRLRAKVRLGARNVEDAEPLAQVGLEGSVSADWSLMLGDDALSVEDFAQMASLKHPLVAWKGKWVALDPETLKQISAVIQASRGAGFESMTKGEALAAALTGTARIPGVSEAIEVEVAGDFGAALEDLKVLPDKPITQPASFQGQLRPYQLRGLAWLEGLSRLGLGGILADDMGLGKTIQVLALLLHRQEQSPKQGPATLLVCPTSLLGNWERELAKFAPTLPVFVHHGNNRDRLPAAFKPHTLVLTTYGVVRREEESFGSRPWGMVVVDEAQAIKNAGSAQAKAVRRLRGGFRLALTGTPIENRLTELWAILTAALPGYLGSESQFKERFAAPIEKYRDPDAAAELRQRIGPFILRRLKSDKAIIQDLPEKQEMKVFTTLSREQAELYQYRVAQMDEELDAATGIERRGRILALLTHLKQICNHPSQFLKAQGPYRGRSGKLDRLTEMLEEVVEAGERALVFTQFKEMGDRLQVHLQEALGFEPPFLHGGTSREGRDELVRSFQEDADSSPVLLLSLKAGGVGLNLTAATHVFHFDRWWNPAVEDQATDRTYRIGQTKNVQVHKLITIGTLEEKIDALLESKRDLADRVVGTGEGWLTELDDDALRRLVALDPDAELLDPDEGNGEESVRPVRRRKEVEP
- a CDS encoding RpiB/LacA/LacB family sugar-phosphate isomerase; translation: MRIGFASDHAGFDLKERLKAWAVEQGHEAVDFGTDGPASVDYPDFAHRAAEGRDRWERLVLVCGSGIGISIAANRHAGIRCALVTSPEHAALARQHNDANAIAFGQRLTDPLKAEYYLKTFLETPFEGGRHQGRVEKIEPEGRR
- a CDS encoding patatin-like phospholipase family protein, with the protein product MRLPALGWLIAASALVAGPAPAAPPAAPSRIEVTVEPPDMVFRFAPRVVIPGMPRVALALSGGGARGLAHIGVIQRFEELGFPLDSVTGTSAGALVGALYASGFSGREIEDLFLRLDLTRAFLEPLLRVPGETLSEQQDQESTFLAVEREKGHISLAQGLRSGVEVQHTLQGLLARGTYFSQGDFDHLRRPLRVLATNLETGQGRIFGQGDLVEAVRASMAIPGGFRPVLIDGQQYVDGALVENLPVSTAKEIFHPDVVIGVDISSPMARGPATSIYSVASRSLDLVIERRQWESRAAADFLIRPDIREAPFLEYGTLAPRLIREGREAFDARQHALSDLLRSRWRGKEVVKASRLAFESPYPLGEALEGLLTVTLASRPEGGYWLRDVQILLQQILVHGLAAEAWATADPDGALTIHMRPFPQVEALDLEVPEAWQPRVRQALAEMPIGAPFNPQVFGRAISQLVYRLMMEGNPLVDARGSGFDSATGRLRLVLREPVICKVEVKTRTGATVDELHLRRILGDLEGRPFQPEVLQKRIILAEHRLHLEELHYLIRPEEGKGTVLTLMPVPRKRDRLDISLGYDSSLGGQVGLAYRAFNLGFKGTEAELSAARNRLQEQMALALRSPFGFSPGAGLEFSADYWRQRLETALSWPSPALSGSGIDSRISASDLSVRTYLRFSNLGTGKASVDVGRRDATFEENGVRRSQVQHAAFLSGEWDNFDRHTLPREGLLLRARFGVGEAKAGELPAADFQQAYFRARGIHSFHDTLGFDVDLEGGMGRRLPLDRWWVLGGPSFVIGSRAVGYVAPNFAAARFGLPYRIYAGLGLTVEIVPRFDLAWVSREHGDLFQADANRRAQGTGLMLRTTLSNFYVELAYGFLKFRTPEGAGPTSGSFNLLIGTQPFDLWKRR